The window ATACAGCAAATAAATGTGATAATCCTCTTATCTTACTTATTTTTTTAAATTTTATAGCATATAAAACGAGTCATTTAAACATATCTACATAAGTAACCTTATTAATTATCACCTTTCTAAAGAAAACAATTCACCTTTTTATTATGAAAGTGTAATGGCTTCCTCTTGGAGGGAAGGGATCATGAAAAATAATATTGAAAGAAGAAAAAAAGAAAGAATTGAGCTGAAGACAGTCGTTGAAGTTCTGAGAATGTGCGATATCGCTGTCATGACCGGCAAAGAAGATGTAGATGTAACCATCAGGGATATTTCCACGACTGGAATGGGCATAGAAGTCTCCGAAGAAACGAGCATTAATCGGATTGACCTTGGTGATAATTTATTTATCCGTGGATGCATCTTCAACGATAATATAGGATTCTTAAGCAGCCAGAAGGCATCTGTTGTCTGGAAGTGCAACAATAAATTCGGACTTCGCTTTACCCCTGAACTGGATATAAATTTAGACGGCATACGCGAAATGCTCATAGGTGGTTCATACCGCCTGCTTCATTAACATTCCGGCACTATCATTATTTTGTAGCTGTGACCTATTTTATGCTCACTACTTAAGCTTATCCTAAGATAATAATTTGTACTTCAAACCGGCGACCAAAAGCATATACCGGCATCATCTGCTTAGATTATAAATTTTCTTTTGATATAGACCAACCACGTCATACACATATCAAGACCTTGCATATCCTTAAAGCTCCGATCGATTGTAAACACTCACTTATCATATAATCCATTTCCAAAACACATATATTAAAGTAAACGTTCTAAAGAAAATTTAAATAACTTTACTATGGTATATCGCTAAGTAGCAGAGAACTGCTAGCAGTATATCAGCATAGAGACTATTACATTAATATTTGGAGCTTGAATTGCATTATTATGAATGCTATATTGCCACAAATTATTTCTTACAACTTTCCTAACTCAATACCTAACGATAATTTAATCATTCCGTCACATTAACTCCTACAAATCAAATTTAACAGGTATTAAATCATGAAACTAAACCTCAGGACTAAATTCATAGGTATAATAATACCATTTGTGATCCTTGCCATAGCTGTTCTAACCTGGATTTCTTACTCAACCGGAGCTGAAAACCTTGAAAATGTTCTTAAAGGCTCGATGCGTTCAACTCTTGATAAAACAGATTCCGAGCTTAGTTTCTGGTATGAGAATATCAGCAGGGAAGGATTAATTTTAACAGAAAATGAACTCATAATATCAGCTGTTAAAAATAAATCTTTCAAAGAAGCCAGCAACCTTCTCATGACATACATGAAGAAATCACCTTCTTATAATAGAATGACAATTATCTCTCCGGATGGAATTGTTGAAGCTGACGGTTCAGGAGGTGATTCAGTAGGTCTTGATCTCACTAAATCGTCTGCTTACATAGAAAATATTCGGAAAAGCAGAAACGGTCAGATCGTGCTTTCCAATGTTGCCAAATCGCCCATAACAGGTGAACCGATTGCTCTGCTGACCTTCCCCATCAAAGAACATGGCACTCTTTACGGAATTCTCGGAATTTCTTTCAAGGTAATGGATTTCAACGAAAAATTTCTTAAAGGGATTAAAATAGGCCAGCATGGGTATCTGTTCATGCTTGATAAATCAGGCCTGACTATAGCTCATCCGAATACAGCTGATCTTTTGAAACTCAACATGTTCGATCTGGAATTCGCAAAACCCTTAAAGACGAATTCATCCGGCATCTCGGATTACGCATACAATGGCATAAAAAAAACAATGATCTGGGTTAGAAACCCCAAAACAGGATGGACAATAGCTTCCACAGTAAACCAATCTGATATTTATGCCGCAAGCACAGCGATGGCCTGGAAAAGCCTATGGCTTGGACTTGGCGCAATAGCAGTGCTTGTCATTGCCATAATGCTGACAACAACGAAAGTTATCATCGCCCCTCTGAATAGAATTCTTAAGGTCATGAAAGAAATCAGCAAAGGCAATCTCACTGCAAAAGCAAGAGTTGTCGGTAACGATGAGCTGGCTGAACTATCAGAGTCCACTAATGAGATGGTAGCTAAAGTTGAATCTGTGGTTTCAACAGTACAGGAGATATCAGAGTCAGTTAAATCAGGTAGTGATGAACTGAGTTCCACTGCTCAGATGATGTCTCAGGGAGCGACTGAACAGGCTTCTTCAATGGAAGAGATTGCAGCTTCAATGGAGCAGGTCGTGGCCAGTATTTCCCGCAACACTGACAATGCCGGTGCTACCGAAAGAATAGCCCTTAAAACAGCAAATGAAGCTTTGGAAAGTGGTAAAGCCGTTAAAGAAACAGTTTCTGCAATGCGGGATATCGCCGACCGAATTTCAATAATTGAAGAAATAGCCAGACAAACCAACCTGCTGGCTCTTAATGCCGCAATTGAAGCAGCAAGAGCAGGAGAACATGGAAAAGGGTTCGCTGTTGTAGCTGCTGAGGTTCGTAAGCTGGCGGAAAGAAGCGGTAACGCGGCATCAGAGATAAGCGAACTTTCAAGCTCCAGTGTTTCTATTGCTGAAAATGCCGGAGAAATGCTCGACCGAATCGTACCTGATATCAGGCAGACATCTGAACTTGTGCAGGAGATTTCAGCCGCCAGTGCTGAGCAGAATTCCGGAGCACAGCAGGTGAATTCAGCTCTGCAACAATTTGATCAGACGGTTCAGCACAGTGCCTCAACATCAGAAGAAGTCAGTGCATCCTCTCAGGAATTGGCCAGTCATTCACAGGTTCTTTCAGATACCATAAGCTTTTTCCATATTGAAAACAGCCGAAGTTCAGCTTCAAGGTCACGCCGTAAGACCCCTAGACTGCCTCAGGGAACAGGTTCCGACACCCTTGACTTCAATGAAGACGGATTACAGAAATTCTAAATATAATTCGAATAAAAAACAAAAGCCCTGACCGAATTCAATCCGGTCAGGGCTTTTGTTTTATTGAGCTTTGCCAGTCTCTTAAAAAAATGCCGGAACAGATAAACTCTGCTCCGGCATCTTAAATTCATAACATTCTTAAAGCAGGTTAACTTTTTATCTGCAAAGCATTGGTCAGCTTTGAAAGCAGATCGGATTTGCAGTTGAGATCGGGTGTACCTTCAAGGAACTGCCTGCGCTGAGCAAATCTATCCTTGAGAGTCTGCACATATTCACTTTCGTTATTTACATGTGCCGGATTGTAATCATCGTAGTATCCGGGAAGAATTTTTTCCATGCAGTTACGCTTTGGAATCTGTGATCCCGGCAGCAGATCCCAGTCTTCCCATTCAAGCTTATCCATAAGGATGAGTGACTGGAGAGTAAG of the Maridesulfovibrio bastinii DSM 16055 genome contains:
- a CDS encoding PilZ domain-containing protein; this translates as MKNNIERRKKERIELKTVVEVLRMCDIAVMTGKEDVDVTIRDISTTGMGIEVSEETSINRIDLGDNLFIRGCIFNDNIGFLSSQKASVVWKCNNKFGLRFTPELDINLDGIREMLIGGSYRLLH
- a CDS encoding methyl-accepting chemotaxis protein; translated protein: MKLNLRTKFIGIIIPFVILAIAVLTWISYSTGAENLENVLKGSMRSTLDKTDSELSFWYENISREGLILTENELIISAVKNKSFKEASNLLMTYMKKSPSYNRMTIISPDGIVEADGSGGDSVGLDLTKSSAYIENIRKSRNGQIVLSNVAKSPITGEPIALLTFPIKEHGTLYGILGISFKVMDFNEKFLKGIKIGQHGYLFMLDKSGLTIAHPNTADLLKLNMFDLEFAKPLKTNSSGISDYAYNGIKKTMIWVRNPKTGWTIASTVNQSDIYAASTAMAWKSLWLGLGAIAVLVIAIMLTTTKVIIAPLNRILKVMKEISKGNLTAKARVVGNDELAELSESTNEMVAKVESVVSTVQEISESVKSGSDELSSTAQMMSQGATEQASSMEEIAASMEQVVASISRNTDNAGATERIALKTANEALESGKAVKETVSAMRDIADRISIIEEIARQTNLLALNAAIEAARAGEHGKGFAVVAAEVRKLAERSGNAASEISELSSSSVSIAENAGEMLDRIVPDIRQTSELVQEISAASAEQNSGAQQVNSALQQFDQTVQHSASTSEEVSASSQELASHSQVLSDTISFFHIENSRSSASRSRRKTPRLPQGTGSDTLDFNEDGLQKF